A DNA window from Macadamia integrifolia cultivar HAES 741 chromosome 4, SCU_Mint_v3, whole genome shotgun sequence contains the following coding sequences:
- the LOC122075684 gene encoding SNF1-related protein kinase regulatory subunit gamma-like PV42a, with the protein MQMMDSNSEAISEARWLREKKVQDLMLEKRRLVEVPYTASLADTLNALVANRVSAVPVAAPPGQYIGAGGSMIMESDKITGAVRKHFIGMVTMLDVIAYIAEQLSEDPDQSFDLDKRMSVPVSSIIGHSLESLCLWTLNPNTSLLDCMEVFCRGIHRALVPVEGHAENITGVELAESATSYRMLTQMDILRFFKANAAEMEEILSRPVGELGAIALYVFGVTYRTKAIDAIKCMATASLQAVPIVEASEDPQEDRRQLIDGKGRKLIGTFSATDLRECPVSLLQSWLPLDVMEFTEKLSTARVGPSGHSSRELVTCYSETSLGKVNEMAVNGHVHRVWVVDEQGSLIGIVSLTDILRMIRVSLASLET; encoded by the exons ATGCAGATGATGGACAGCAACAGCGAAGCCATTAGCGAAGCTCGGTGGTTGAGGGAGAAGAAGGTGCAGGATCTGATGTTGGAGAAGAGGAGACTAGTGGAAGTTCCCTACACGGCCTCCTTGGCCGACACCCTTAACGCTCTGGTGGCCAACCGAGTCTCGGCTGTCCCTGTAGCGGCACCGCCTGGCCAATATATTGGAGCTGGTGGGTCAATGATCATGGAGTCCGATAAGATCACTGGTGCCGTCCGTAAGCACTTTATCGGCATGGTTACCATGCTCGACGTCATCGCCTACATCGCTGAACAACTCTCTGAGGATCCCGATCAAAGCTTCGATTTGGATAAGCGCATGTCGGTTCCTGTCTCTTCCATCATCGGTCACTCCCTTGAAAGTCTCTGTCTCTGGACCCTAAACCCCAACACCAG TCTTCTAGATTGTATGGAAGTGTTCTGCAGAGGCATACACCGAGCTCTAGTTCCAGTGGAGGGTCATGCAGAGAACATCACCGGAGTGGAATTGGCAGAGTCTGCCACTAGTTACAGGATGCTTACCCAGATGGATATCTTGCGTTTCTTCAAGGCAAACGCAGCTGAGATGGAGGAAATTCTGTCTCGCCCTGTTGGGGAATTGGGAGCGATTGCCTTGTATGTTTTTGGTGTCACATATCGCACCAAAGCCATTGATGCCATTAAATGCATGGCCACTGCTTCCCTGCAAGCTGTCCCCATTGTTGAAGCCTCTGAAGACCCTCAAGAAGATCGCAGGCAACTTATAGAC GGGAAGGGTAGGAAGCTCATAGGGACATTCTCTGCAACTGATTTGAGAGAGTGTCCGGTCTCTTTGCTGCAGTCATGGCTGCCTCTTGATGTCATGGAGTTCACCGAGAAATTATCAACAGCGAGAGTCGGTCCTTCGGGACATTCTTCGAGGGAGCTTGTGACTTGCTACTCTGAGACGAGCCTTGGGAAAGTGAATGAAATGGCTGTGAATGGACATGTACATAGAGTATGGGTTGTGGACGAACAAGGTTCGCTCATTGGGATCGTCTCTCTTACAGATATCCTTCGAATGATAAGGGTCTCGCTTGCATCATTAGAGACTTGA